Proteins encoded within one genomic window of Camelina sativa cultivar DH55 chromosome 19, Cs, whole genome shotgun sequence:
- the LOC109124739 gene encoding LAG1 longevity assurance homolog 2, whose amino-acid sequence MDSVSSRGVDAVVKNLKPPSIEVWHFQIAVYFAFGFFFLRLFLDRFVFQRIAVWLVSTGSAPIKLNDAATRAKIVKCKESLWIFLYYAGCDLFVLKILYHEPWAIDIKLYFHGWPNQDLKLSVMLYYMCQCGFYVYGIAALLAWETRRKDFAVMMSHHIITIILISYSYLTSFFRIGAIILALHDASDVFMQTAKIFKYSEKEFGASVFFALFAISWLLLRLIYFPFWIIWATSIELLDYLDMTSAEGTFMYYSFNTMLLMLLVFHIYWWYLICAMIVRLLKNRGKVGEDIRSDSEDDD is encoded by the exons ATGGACTCCGTATCGTCACGCGGCGTAGACGCCGTCGTAAAGAATCTTAAACCGCCGTCGATAGAGGTCTGGCATTTCCAGATTGCTGTCTATTTCGCTTTcggattcttcttcttacggCTCTTCCTCGATAGATTCGTCTTTCAA AGGATAGCTGTGTGGCTTGTGAGTACTGGTTCTGCTCCGATCAAACTGAATGATGCTGCTACACGGGCTAAGATCGTTAAATGCAAAGAGTCCTTGtggatttttttgtattatgcTGGCTGTGACCTTTTCGTTCTCAAAATCCTTTATCACGAGCCTTGGGCTATAGATATCAAACTCTACTTCCACGGTTGGCCTAATCAAGATTTGAA gcTTTCAGTAATGCTTTACTATATGTGCCAGTGCGGTTTCTATGTGTATGGTATTGCCGCTTTGCTTGCATGGGAGACCAGAAGAAAAGATTTTGCTGTTATGATGTCTCACCATATTATTACAATCATCTTGATTAGCTACTCCTACTTAACCAG TTTTTTCCGGATTGGAGCAATCATCCTAGCCCTTCATGATGCAAGTGACGTGTTTATGCAAACTGCTAAAATTTTCAAGTACTCTGAAAAAGAATTTGGAGCAAGTGTCTTCTTTGCACTGTTTGCTATCTCCTGGCTGTTGCTACGGTTGATATACTTCCCATTTTGGATCATCTGGGCCACGAG catTGAACTCCTGGATTATTTGGATATGACATCAGCTGAAGGCACTTTCATGTACTATTCTTTCAACACAATGTTACTGATGCTTCTTGTCTTCCACATATATTGGTGGTATCTCATTTGTGCCATGATCGTAAGACTGcttaaaaacagaggaaaagtgGGAGAAGACATTAGATCCG ATTCAGAGGATGATGATTAG
- the LOC104765787 gene encoding protein CYPRO4 isoform X1, which produces MGTSQSREDRITESDTESDSDYYDEEEENEDQHDDVRKKQESSPSSSTEPSDSSSLDIEQKLKALKLKYPSSSSVTPKMKNAVKLYRHIGGNTPKAKWIVSDKMTSYKFVKTSTPDGEDIGDYDDCEESGEGGESFWFLGVGGGSKVKARVSTDMQLKMFGDQRRVDFVSNGVWALKFLTDEDYRKFVTRFQDYLFENVYKIKASDESRIKVYGKDFIGWANPEAADDSMWEDAEAPPDEEETQAKENRDLTEEFEEVANGGVQSLTLGALDNSFLVNDYGVQVYRNMERGIHGKGVCVRFDTGNSKFGSGSSQTTPNKALLMRAETNMMLMSPAKLGKPNSTGVKQLDIESGKIVSEWKFEKDGTEITMRDITNDTKGSQLDPSESTFLGLDDNRLCQWDMRDRRGIVQNIESPILEWTQGHQFSRGTNFQCFATTGDGSIVVGSLDGKIRLYSKTSMRMAKTAFPGLGSPITHVDVSYDGKWILGTTDTYLVLICTLFTDKDGRTKTGFSGRMGNKIPAPRLLKLTPLDSHLAGKDNKFHGGHFSWVTESGRQERHIVATVGKFSVIWDLERVKYSAHECYRNQQGLKSCYCYKILLKDESIVESRFMHDNFSFSGNKSPEAPLVVATPQKVSSISLSGKRL; this is translated from the exons ATGGGTACTTCTCAGAGTCGGGAAGATCGGATCACCGAATCGGATACTGAATCCGATTCAGATTactatgatgaagaagaagaaaacgaggaTCAGCACGATGACGTCAGGAAAAAGCAAGAatcatcaccttcttcttctacagaACCATCTGATTCATCGTCTCTCGATATCGAGCAGAAGCTTAAAGCCTTAAAGCTAAaatacccttcttcttcttccgtaaCGCCGAAG ATGAAGAACGCTGTTAAGCTTTACCGCCATATCGGTGGGAACACACCCAAAGCGAAATGGATCGTTAGTGATAAAATGACTTCTTACAAGTTCGTCAAGACTTCGACGCCCGACGGAGAAGATATTGGTGATTACGATGATTGTGAAGAATCGGGTGAAGGAGGTGAGTCCTTCTGGTTTCTAGGTGTTGGTGGTGGTTCTAAGGTGAAAGCTAGGGTTTCGACTGATATGCAGTTGAAGATGTTTGGGGACCAACGTAGGGTTGATTTCGTGAGTAATGGTGTTTGGGCTTTGAAGTTCTTGACGGATGAGGATTATAGGAAGTTTGTTACTAGGTTCCAGGACTATCTGTTTGAGAATGTGTATAAGATCAAGGCGAGTGATGAGAGCAGGATTAAAGTGTATGGGAAAGATTTCATTGGTTGGGCTAATCCTGAGGCTGCTGATGATTCTATGTGGGAGGATGCTGAAGCTCCACCTGATGAAGAGGAGACTCAGGCTAAGGAAAATAGGGATTTGACTGAAGAGTTCGAAGAGGTTGCTAATGGTGGAGTGCAGAGTTTGACTCTCGGAGCGTTGGATAATTCCTTCTTGGTGAATGATTATGGTGTTCAGGTTTATAGGAATATGGAGCGTGGGATTCATGGGAAAGGTGTGTGCGTGAGATTTGATACTGGAAACTCCAAGTTTGGATCGGGCTCTAGCCAGACTACACCAAACAAGGCTCTTTTGATGAGGGCAGAGACTAATATGATGCTGATGAGTCCAGCTAAACTAGGGAAACCGAACTCTACTGGTGTTAAGCAGCTTGACATAGAGTCTGGGAAGATTGTGTCAGAATGGAAGTTTGAGAAAGACGGGACTGAAATTACCATGAGGGACATAACAAATGATACAAAAGGGTCGCAGCTAGATCCATCAGAGTCTACCTTTTTGGGATTGGATGACAATAGGCTGTGCCAGTGGGACATGAGGGACAGGAGAGGTATAGTGCAGAACATCGAGTCTCCCATCTTGGAATGGACACAAGGCCATCAGTTTTCTAGAGGAACAAATTTCCAGTGCTTTGCTACTACTGGAGATGGGTCAATCGTTGTGGGATCGCTTGACGGAAAGATTAGGCTCTACTCAAAGACCTCAATGAGAATGGCGAAAACGGCTTTTCCAGGACTCGGTTCACCAATTACACATGTGGACGTTTCTTATGATGGGAAATGGATACTGGGCACAACAGATACATACTTGGTTCTTATATGCACACTTTTCACAGACAAAGATGGTCGGACCAAAACAGGTTTCAGCGGAAGAATGGGAAACAAAATACCAGCGCCGAGGCTTCTAAAGCTAACACCACTAGATTCACACTTGGCAGGAAAAGATAACAAGTTTCACGGCGGTCACTTCTCATGG GTAACGGAAAGTGGGAGGCAAGAGAGGCACATAGTAGCAACAGTGGGAAAATTCAGTGTGATATGGGACTTGGAGCGAGTGAAGTACAGCGCACACGAATGCTATAGGAACCAACAAGGACTCAAGAGCTGTTACTGCTACAAGATCTTGTTGAAGGATGAGTCAATTGTTGAGAGCCGATTCATGCATGATAACTTCTCCTTCTCCGGTAACAAATCGCCAGAAGCACCGCTTGTGGTTGCCACTCCTCAGAAAGTCAGCTCCATCAGCCTTTCTGGAAAACGACTTTAA
- the LOC104765787 gene encoding protein CYPRO4 isoform X2 codes for MGTSQSREDRITESDTESDSDYYDEEEENEDQHDDVRKKQESSPSSSTEPSDSSSLDIEQKLKALKLKYPSSSSVTPKMKNAVKLYRHIGGNTPKAKWIVSDKMTSYKFVKTSTPDGEDIGDYDDCEESGEGGESFWFLGVGGGSKVKARVSTDMQLKMFGDQRRVDFVSNGVWALKFLTDEDYRKFVTRFQDYLFENVYKIKASDESRIKVYGKDFIGWANPEAADDSMWEDAEAPPDEEETQAKENRDLTEEFEEVANGGVQSLTLGALDNSFLVNDYGVQVYRNMERGIHGKGVCVRFDTGNSKFGSGSSQTTPNKALLMRAETNMMLMSPAKLGKPNSTGVKQLDIESGKIVSEWKFEKDGTEITMRDITNDTKGSQLDPSESTFLGLDDNRLCQWDMRDRRGIVQNIESPILEWTQGHQFSRGTNFQCFATTGDGSIVVGSLDGKIRLYSKTSMRMAKTAFPGLGSPITHVDVSYDGKWILGTTDTYLVLICTLFTDKDGRTKTGFSGRMGNKIPAPRLLKLTPLDSHLAGKDNKFHGGHFSWVTESGRQERHIVATVGKFSVIWDLERVKYSAHECYRNQQGLKSCYCYKILLKDESIVESRFMHDNFSFSGNKSPEAPLVVATPQKVSSISLSGKRL; via the exons ATGGGTACTTCTCAGAGTCGGGAAGATCGGATCACCGAATCGGATACTGAATCCGATTCAGATTactatgatgaagaagaagaaaacgaggaTCAGCACGATGACGTCAGGAAAAAGCAAGAatcatcaccttcttcttctacagaACCATCTGATTCATCGTCTCTCGATATCGAGCAGAAGCTTAAAGCCTTAAAGCTAAaatacccttcttcttcttccgtaaCGCCGAAGATGAAGAACGCTGTTAAGCTTTACCGCCATATCGGTGGGAACACACCCAAAGCGAAATGGATCGTTAGTGATAAAATGACTTCTTACAAGTTCGTCAAGACTTCGACGCCCGACGGAGAAGATATTGGTGATTACGATGATTGTGAAGAATCGGGTGAAGGAG GTGAGTCCTTCTGGTTTCTAGGTGTTGGTGGTGGTTCTAAGGTGAAAGCTAGGGTTTCGACTGATATGCAGTTGAAGATGTTTGGGGACCAACGTAGGGTTGATTTCGTGAGTAATGGTGTTTGGGCTTTGAAGTTCTTGACGGATGAGGATTATAGGAAGTTTGTTACTAGGTTCCAGGACTATCTGTTTGAGAATGTGTATAAGATCAAGGCGAGTGATGAGAGCAGGATTAAAGTGTATGGGAAAGATTTCATTGGTTGGGCTAATCCTGAGGCTGCTGATGATTCTATGTGGGAGGATGCTGAAGCTCCACCTGATGAAGAGGAGACTCAGGCTAAGGAAAATAGGGATTTGACTGAAGAGTTCGAAGAGGTTGCTAATGGTGGAGTGCAGAGTTTGACTCTCGGAGCGTTGGATAATTCCTTCTTGGTGAATGATTATGGTGTTCAGGTTTATAGGAATATGGAGCGTGGGATTCATGGGAAAGGTGTGTGCGTGAGATTTGATACTGGAAACTCCAAGTTTGGATCGGGCTCTAGCCAGACTACACCAAACAAGGCTCTTTTGATGAGGGCAGAGACTAATATGATGCTGATGAGTCCAGCTAAACTAGGGAAACCGAACTCTACTGGTGTTAAGCAGCTTGACATAGAGTCTGGGAAGATTGTGTCAGAATGGAAGTTTGAGAAAGACGGGACTGAAATTACCATGAGGGACATAACAAATGATACAAAAGGGTCGCAGCTAGATCCATCAGAGTCTACCTTTTTGGGATTGGATGACAATAGGCTGTGCCAGTGGGACATGAGGGACAGGAGAGGTATAGTGCAGAACATCGAGTCTCCCATCTTGGAATGGACACAAGGCCATCAGTTTTCTAGAGGAACAAATTTCCAGTGCTTTGCTACTACTGGAGATGGGTCAATCGTTGTGGGATCGCTTGACGGAAAGATTAGGCTCTACTCAAAGACCTCAATGAGAATGGCGAAAACGGCTTTTCCAGGACTCGGTTCACCAATTACACATGTGGACGTTTCTTATGATGGGAAATGGATACTGGGCACAACAGATACATACTTGGTTCTTATATGCACACTTTTCACAGACAAAGATGGTCGGACCAAAACAGGTTTCAGCGGAAGAATGGGAAACAAAATACCAGCGCCGAGGCTTCTAAAGCTAACACCACTAGATTCACACTTGGCAGGAAAAGATAACAAGTTTCACGGCGGTCACTTCTCATGG GTAACGGAAAGTGGGAGGCAAGAGAGGCACATAGTAGCAACAGTGGGAAAATTCAGTGTGATATGGGACTTGGAGCGAGTGAAGTACAGCGCACACGAATGCTATAGGAACCAACAAGGACTCAAGAGCTGTTACTGCTACAAGATCTTGTTGAAGGATGAGTCAATTGTTGAGAGCCGATTCATGCATGATAACTTCTCCTTCTCCGGTAACAAATCGCCAGAAGCACCGCTTGTGGTTGCCACTCCTCAGAAAGTCAGCTCCATCAGCCTTTCTGGAAAACGACTTTAA
- the LOC104765784 gene encoding putative leucine-rich repeat receptor-like serine/threonine-protein kinase At2g14440 has product MSLFFFFLLSCFSISHALPPPRGFFLNCGSSSSTNQNEIDYTPDEGFISVGNTTTIKQKDLIPILSTLRYFPDKSSRKHCYNFPVAKASKYLIRTTYYYGNFDGKNNPPVFDQIVGGTKWSVVNTSEDYAKGQSSYYEIIVGVPGNRLSVCLAKNAHTLSSSPFISALDVQSLEDTMYNSTDLGSYKLSLVARNSFGGDGEMISYPDDRYNRIWLPFSDQKHPTVTSRSRINPSNFWNVPPPEAFVEGFTASIGKPLEIQWPPFPLPATKYYVALYFQDNRSPGPMSWRAFDVSVNGLSFLRKLNVSTNGVMVYSGQWPLSGQTQITLTPAKDAPVGPVINAGEVFQVLPLGGTTNIKDAIAMEDLLESIKQPPVDWSGDPCLPRANSWTGLTCSKDKITRVISLNLTNLGLSGSLPPSINTMTALKDLWLGKNKLTGPIPDLSPMTRLETLHLEDNQFTGAIPESLAKLPSLRTLSIKNNKLKGTIPSVILQRKGLTVQASPENMPSTNNTGQIRVANS; this is encoded by the exons ATGtctctattcttcttcttcctcttatcaTGCTTCTCCATCTCTCACGCTCTCCCTCCTCCTCGAG GTTTCTTCTTAAATTGTGGATCGTCTTCTTCAACGAATCAGAACGAGATAGATTACACACCTGACGAAGGATTCATCTCCGTTGGAAACACGACGACTATAAAGCAAAAAGACCTCATCCCGATCCTCTCCACACTACGTTACTTTCCTGACAAGTCATCGCGTAAACACTGTTATAACTTCCCTGTCGCCAAGGCCTCCAAGTATCTGATTAGAACCACTTACTACTATGGTAACTTTGACGGTAAAAACAACCCACCTGTGTTCGATCAGATCGTCGGAGGCACGAAATGGAGCGTTGTGAATACATCAGAGGATTACGCCAAGGGTCAGAGTTCTTATTACGAGATCATTGTTGGTGTTCCTGGGAATAGACTAAGTGTTTGTCTAGCCAAGAATGCGCATACCCTTTCGTCGTCGCCTTTTATATCAGCTTTAGATGTCCAATCTCTTGAAGATACAATGTACAATTCCACGGACCTCGGGTCTTACAAGCTCAGCCTCGTAGCCAGGAACAGCTTTGGAGGAGACGGAGAGATGATCAG CTATCCAGATGATCGATACAACCGTATATGGCTCCCGTTTTCGGACCAGAAGCATCCGACAGTGACTTCTCGAAGCAGAATCAACCCGTCAAACTTCTGGAATGTTCCACCGCCTGAAGCCTTTGTGGAAGGATTCACAGCAAGTATAGGGAAGCCTCTAGAGATTCAATGGCCGCCATTTCCTCTTCCGGCCACAAAATATTATGTAGCTCTGTATTTTCAGGACAATCGGAGTCCAGGCCCCATGAGCTGGAGAGCTTTTGATGTCTCAGTCAATGGACTTTCCTTTTTGAGGAAGCTCAATGTGAGCACTAATGGGGTTATGGTTTACTCTGGCCAGTGGCCTTTGTCGGGTCAGACACAGATCACGTTGACTCCGGCCAAGGATGCTCCCGTTGGACCTGTAATTAACGCCGGAGAAGTGTTTCAAGTTCTTCCTCTTGGTGGAACCACTAATATTAAAGATG CAATTGCAATGGAAGATCTGTTAGAGAGCATCAAGCAGCCTCCAGTAGATTGGTCAGGCGACCCATGCCTCCCTCGTGCTAACTCGTGGACTGGCCTAACTTGTTCCAAAGACAAAATCACCAGAGTGATTTCTCT AAATCTGACAAATCTTGGACTATCTGGTTCTCTACCACCAAGCATAAACACGATGACTGCCCTTAAGGATCT ATGGTTGGGGAAGAACAAACTCACAGGACCGATCCCAGATTTGAGTCCAATGACGAGATTAGAAACTCT ACATTTAGAGGACAATCAGTTCACTGGAGCGATTCCTGAATCACTTGCAAAGCTTCCCAGTCTCCGCACACT GtccatcaagaacaacaagCTTAAAGGTACAATTCCTAGTGTCATCCTCCAGAGAAAGGGCCTAACTGTTCA GGCGTCTCCTGAGAACATGCCAAGCACAAATAACACGGGCCAAATTCGGGTTGCTAACAGCTGA
- the LOC104765787 gene encoding protein CYPRO4 isoform X3, with protein MGTSQSREDRITESDTESDSDYYDEEEENEDQHDDVRKKQESSPSSSTEPSDSSSLDIEQKLKALKLKYPSSSSVTPKMKNAVKLYRHIGGNTPKAKWIVSDKMTSYKFVKTSTPDGEDIGDYDDCEESGEGGESFWFLGVGGGSKVKARVSTDMQLKMFGDQRRVDFVSNGVWALKFLTDEDYRKFVTRFQDYLFENVYKIKASDESRIKVYGKDFIGWANPEAADDSMWEDAEAPPDEEETQETQAKENRDLTEEFEEVANGGVQSLTLGALDNSFLVNDYGVQVYRNMERGIHGKGVCVRFDTGNSKFGSGSSQTTPNKALLMRAETNMMLMSPAKLGKPNSTGVKQLDIESGKIVSEWKFEKDGTEITMRDITNDTKGSQLDPSESTFLGLDDNRLCQWDMRDRRGIVQNIESPILEWTQGHQFSRGTNFQCFATTGDGSIVVGSLDGKIRLYSKTSMRMAKTAFPGLGSPITHVDVSYDGKWILGTTDTYLVLICTLFTDKDGRTKTGFSGRMGNKIPAPRLLKLTPLDSHLAGKDNKFHGGHFSWVTESGRQERHIVATVGKFSVIWDLERVKYSAHECYRNQQGLKSCYCYKILLKDESIVESRFMHDNFSFSGNKSPEAPLVVATPQKVSSISLSGKRL; from the exons ATGGGTACTTCTCAGAGTCGGGAAGATCGGATCACCGAATCGGATACTGAATCCGATTCAGATTactatgatgaagaagaagaaaacgaggaTCAGCACGATGACGTCAGGAAAAAGCAAGAatcatcaccttcttcttctacagaACCATCTGATTCATCGTCTCTCGATATCGAGCAGAAGCTTAAAGCCTTAAAGCTAAaatacccttcttcttcttccgtaaCGCCGAAGATGAAGAACGCTGTTAAGCTTTACCGCCATATCGGTGGGAACACACCCAAAGCGAAATGGATCGTTAGTGATAAAATGACTTCTTACAAGTTCGTCAAGACTTCGACGCCCGACGGAGAAGATATTGGTGATTACGATGATTGTGAAGAATCGGGTGAAGGAGGTGAGTCCTTCTGGTTTCTAGGTGTTGGTGGTGGTTCTAAGGTGAAAGCTAGGGTTTCGACTGATATGCAGTTGAAGATGTTTGGGGACCAACGTAGGGTTGATTTCGTGAGTAATGGTGTTTGGGCTTTGAAGTTCTTGACGGATGAGGATTATAGGAAGTTTGTTACTAGGTTCCAGGACTATCTGTTTGAGAATGTGTATAAGATCAAGGCGAGTGATGAGAGCAGGATTAAAGTGTATGGGAAAGATTTCATTGGTTGGGCTAATCCTGAGGCTGCTGATGATTCTATGTGGGAGGATGCTGAAGCTCCACCTGATGAAGAGGAGACTCAG GAGACTCAGGCTAAGGAAAATAGGGATTTGACTGAAGAGTTCGAAGAGGTTGCTAATGGTGGAGTGCAGAGTTTGACTCTCGGAGCGTTGGATAATTCCTTCTTGGTGAATGATTATGGTGTTCAGGTTTATAGGAATATGGAGCGTGGGATTCATGGGAAAGGTGTGTGCGTGAGATTTGATACTGGAAACTCCAAGTTTGGATCGGGCTCTAGCCAGACTACACCAAACAAGGCTCTTTTGATGAGGGCAGAGACTAATATGATGCTGATGAGTCCAGCTAAACTAGGGAAACCGAACTCTACTGGTGTTAAGCAGCTTGACATAGAGTCTGGGAAGATTGTGTCAGAATGGAAGTTTGAGAAAGACGGGACTGAAATTACCATGAGGGACATAACAAATGATACAAAAGGGTCGCAGCTAGATCCATCAGAGTCTACCTTTTTGGGATTGGATGACAATAGGCTGTGCCAGTGGGACATGAGGGACAGGAGAGGTATAGTGCAGAACATCGAGTCTCCCATCTTGGAATGGACACAAGGCCATCAGTTTTCTAGAGGAACAAATTTCCAGTGCTTTGCTACTACTGGAGATGGGTCAATCGTTGTGGGATCGCTTGACGGAAAGATTAGGCTCTACTCAAAGACCTCAATGAGAATGGCGAAAACGGCTTTTCCAGGACTCGGTTCACCAATTACACATGTGGACGTTTCTTATGATGGGAAATGGATACTGGGCACAACAGATACATACTTGGTTCTTATATGCACACTTTTCACAGACAAAGATGGTCGGACCAAAACAGGTTTCAGCGGAAGAATGGGAAACAAAATACCAGCGCCGAGGCTTCTAAAGCTAACACCACTAGATTCACACTTGGCAGGAAAAGATAACAAGTTTCACGGCGGTCACTTCTCATGG GTAACGGAAAGTGGGAGGCAAGAGAGGCACATAGTAGCAACAGTGGGAAAATTCAGTGTGATATGGGACTTGGAGCGAGTGAAGTACAGCGCACACGAATGCTATAGGAACCAACAAGGACTCAAGAGCTGTTACTGCTACAAGATCTTGTTGAAGGATGAGTCAATTGTTGAGAGCCGATTCATGCATGATAACTTCTCCTTCTCCGGTAACAAATCGCCAGAAGCACCGCTTGTGGTTGCCACTCCTCAGAAAGTCAGCTCCATCAGCCTTTCTGGAAAACGACTTTAA
- the LOC104765788 gene encoding UPF0496 protein At3g19250-like encodes MPHCPCFKPASPEASLGDGPNPHPSTEGVASSTFNLSRELAHAFQTPSNNDRRSRLLEIDPTPENLELFLSQELKPNKERVQEALRDAKQTTLTQLVSTYFQHSENATRFCLNLYQNVHSARFHLYTPLLELFRGDPAIDESFCNLAFDVFLKLDTFENPFSSPESLSFRDTKLCINQLKDKLDTRLRKSKSRVRHLHYATAGSALCFVTAVVAVAASAAVIAYHAFPTLVVVAGPLCTPYLPHSFKKKELTNISQLNAAAKGTFVLNIDLDTIDCLVSRLHMGIKNDKLLIRLGLERGRDMYSIQEFVKQLRKSHVNQTHQLDVLVAHICRWFSNVNKFRSLLLNEILTPRT; translated from the exons ATGCCGCACTGTCCTTGCTTTAAGCCCGCTTCTCCGGAGGCCTCTCTCGGCGACGGACCTAATCCACATCCTTCCAcag AAGGTGTGGCCTCCTCCACTTTTAACCTCAGCCGCGAGTTGGCTCACGCTTTTCAAACTCCTTCCAACAACGACAGACGTTCACGGCTTCTTGAGATTGACCCAACTCCAGAAAATCTCGAGCTGTTTCTCTCTCAAGagctcaaaccaaacaaagaaagagttCAAGAAGCTCTTAGAGACGCCAAGCAAACTACACTCACCCAACTCGTCTCTACTTACTTCCAACACAGCGAAAACGCTACCCGCTTTTGCTTGAACCTTTACCAGAACGTCCACAGTGCCCGCTTCCACCTCTACACACCTCTCTTAGAACTCTTCCGCGGTGACCCTGCCATTGACGAGTCCTTCTGTAACTTAGCCTTCGATGTTTTTCTTAAGCTCGACACGTTTGAAAACCCTTTCTCATCTCCTGAATCTCTCAGCTTTCGAGACACCAAATTATGCATTAACCAGCTGAAGGACAAGCTGGACACCCGTCTCCGTAAGTCTAAGTCACGGGTCCGCCACCTCCACTATGCCACAGCTGGTTCTGCCTTATGTTTTGTTACTGCCGTTGTTGCGGTTGCTGCTTCTGCGGCTGTCATCGCCTATCATGCATTTCCCacccttgttgttgttgcaggtcCCTTGTGCACTCCCTACCTCCCTCACAGTTTCAAGAAGAAGGAGTTAACTAACATCTCTCAGCTCAATGCTGCTGCCAAGGGTACTTTTGTGCTTAACATAGATCTTGACACCATTGACTGTCTTGTCTCTCGTTTGCACATGGGGATCAAAAACGACAAGCTTCTCATTCGGCTTGGATTGGAGAGGGGGAGGGACATGTATTCAATTCAGGAGTTTGTGAAACAGCTTCGCAAGAGCCACGTTAACCAGACCCATCAACTCGATGTTCTTGTGGCTCATATTTGCCGCTGGTTCAGTAATGTTAACAAATTCAGATCTTTGCTCCTCAACGAAATCCTTACTCCCAGAACCTAA